DNA sequence from the Candidatus Omnitrophota bacterium genome:
GGGACTGGTTCAGCGCTCCGTTCCATGAACGAAGTAAAATGCCTACTGGGATATCGCAACAGGCCCAGTTAACTTTTTGGTAATTTGGACAGCAATGATAGAAAATACTAAATGAAACTGCTCGCGATCGACACATCGACGGAATACTTAAGTCTTGCGGTAACGGACGGCGGCAGGGTCTTAAGCAGTTTTCACGAGAAGGCCGCAATGAAGCATTCGAGCCTCCTCGTTCCCATGATAGACAGAGTCCTGAAAAAAGCGAAGTTGACGCCGCATGGCATCGACGGAATTTGCGTAAGCGCAGGGCCCGGTTCATTTACAGGCCTGAGGATAGGGATCACTACCGTCAAAGGGTTTGCGTACGCGCTGAAAAAACGTATAGTCGCTGTGCCGACGCTTGACGTCATCGCGTATAATGCCGAAGGTTTTAAAGGATTTTTATGTCCTGTCCTCGACGCTAGAAAAGGCAAGGTCTACGCCTGCATATACCGCTCGGACGGTAAGTCGATAAAGAGGCTGTCGAAATACCTGCTTCTACCCGCAAAAGAACTGATGGAGAAGATGCGGGGAAAAAATGCGTTATTTATGGGAGACGCTATTGACCAGG
Encoded proteins:
- the tsaB gene encoding tRNA (adenosine(37)-N6)-threonylcarbamoyltransferase complex dimerization subunit type 1 TsaB, with amino-acid sequence MKLLAIDTSTEYLSLAVTDGGRVLSSFHEKAAMKHSSLLVPMIDRVLKKAKLTPHGIDGICVSAGPGSFTGLRIGITTVKGFAYALKKRIVAVPTLDVIAYNAEGFKGFLCPVLDARKGKVYACIYRSDGKSIKRLSKYLLLPAKELMEKMRGKNALFMGDAIDQVEIKKDYLKDWYPRAEVVAALGSQYFRKKKYVKPEELEPMYLYSRECDITGK